The following nucleotide sequence is from Mucilaginibacter sp. cycad4.
TGCACTTAGGGCAGTAAAAGAGGCTATAAACTCATATAATATGAACAGGCCGCATTGGTCCTTAAACCTGGCAACACCGCAGCAGATACACATGGCTGCATAAGTTATTAACAAAAGAAACGCATCTTTTAAAAGAAAAAAAGAAGCAAAAAAAGAAAAGCTGTTAATAAGTCGAAAACTCTTCGAGTTTCCGACTTATTAACAGCTCAAATAAACAACAATAATGTCTACTTTTTTCAGGACATGACAGAACAGGTGAAATCATAATTCATTGGTTATATCCCTGCAAAACAAAATCGGTGCAATCAAAAGGCATCGGTGTAATCATATAAAACATGAAATGGAACGCTGATTTATACGACCAAAAGCACGCCTTTGTATTTAAATACGGAGAGGATGTGCTGGAGTTGCTGGATGTGAAACCAGGTGAGCGCATCCTTGACCTGGGTTGTGGTACCGGCCATTTAACTAAACAAATACAGGACAAAGGCGCTATCGTTAAAGGCACCGATTATTCGCCCGAAATGATAGCACAGGCTAAACAGCTTTACCCGGATGTTGATTTTGCAGTAGAGAACGCGGCTGATTTTCACACGGAAGAAAAGTATGACGCAGTGTTTTCAAACGCGGCCCTTCATTGGGTGCTTGACGCCAACGGTGCTATCCATAGCGTAGCCAACAGTCTTAAACAAGGTGGCAGGTTTGTTGCCGAAATGGGTGGCAAAGGTAATGTTGAACGTTTGATTGAGGCCACCAAACTGGTGCTGCACAATCATGGTTACAATGAAAAAGCCGATATCAAAGTATGGTATTTTCCTTCCGTTGGCGAATATGCCACCAAACTGGAAGAGCATGGTTTCAGGGTTACTTACGTTGTTCACTATGACCGTAAAACCCCATTGCAGGACGGTGATCAGGGTGTAGCCAAATGGATAACCATGTTTGGAGCACAATTTTTAGATGGTATCCCCGAGGATGAAAAGCAACAAATCCTGGCCGAGATCACCAAAAAGCTTGAACCTTTTTATAACGAGGGCGGCCAATGGTATGCCGATTACAAAAGGCTAAGATTTATTGCCGTTAAAAAATAGATACGAGACGTGAGATTTGAGATTTTTTTCTTAGCTTGAATCCTCGCTTGTAAAAAACAAAAAATAATATAACCGATGTAAGGTAATGAGTCTCAAATCTCA
It contains:
- a CDS encoding methyltransferase domain-containing protein, encoding MKWNADLYDQKHAFVFKYGEDVLELLDVKPGERILDLGCGTGHLTKQIQDKGAIVKGTDYSPEMIAQAKQLYPDVDFAVENAADFHTEEKYDAVFSNAALHWVLDANGAIHSVANSLKQGGRFVAEMGGKGNVERLIEATKLVLHNHGYNEKADIKVWYFPSVGEYATKLEEHGFRVTYVVHYDRKTPLQDGDQGVAKWITMFGAQFLDGIPEDEKQQILAEITKKLEPFYNEGGQWYADYKRLRFIAVKK